The DNA sequence AGCTGATAGTAATTCTACTGTTTTAATAGAAGGGGAAAGTGGAACAGGTAAAGAATTATTTGCCCATGCAATTCATAAATCAAGTGATCGTAAATATGGAGCCTTTGTCCGGGTTAATTGTGCTGCAATTCCTGAAAACTTATTGGAATCTGAATTGTTTGGCTATGAAGCAGGAGCTTTTACCGGGGCTAATAAAAAAGGGAAACCAGGTAAATTTGAACTTGCCAATGGTGGGACTATCTTTTTAGATGAAATAGGATCTATGCCTCTGGAGATGCAGGCTAAATTATTAAGAGTTATACAGGAACGGGAATTAGAAAGAGTTGGAGGAACCGGGACCATAAATCTTGATTTGAGAATAATTGTAGCTACCAATGAAAATTTGGAGAAAATGGTAAAAAATAATAAATTTAGAGAAGACCTTTATTATAGAATAAATGTCATTAGATTAAATTTACCTCCTTTAAGAGAAAGAAGTGGAGATATAGAACTTCTGGTAAAATCTTTAATAAAAAAGTTGGCAAAAGAATTAGATATTAAAGAAAAAGAAATTTCTGATAAAGCACTAAAAAAACTAAAGGCTTATGATTGGCCAGGAAATGTACGTGAACTTCAAAATTTTATAGAGAGAGCTTTAAATCTTGCTCCAGGAAAAATAATATACCCTGAACATTTACCTGAAATTATCAATCAGGGAAATAAAGAAGATAAGAAAAGTGAAAATGATAATCTAACTTTAAATGAAATAGTTGCCAGAACCGAAAAAAGAGCAATTATTGAGGCCATAAAAAAAGTAGATGGAAATAGAACAAAAGCAGCTCAAGACCTTGGGATTCATAGAACTTCTCTTTATCATAAAATCGATAAATATAATATAAAACTAAAAGATGTATAAATTATTATACATAACTAAATAATGTATATATTTTTATACAATGATCCTACCCCGCTAATGACAGCTAAAAGGCTTCTTAATTAGGGGATAAGTGAAATAATTCACTTAATGGACTAAAGTTTAGAATGATTATGTATAAAAATAT is a window from the Halanaerobiales bacterium genome containing:
- a CDS encoding sigma 54-interacting transcriptional regulator; the encoded protein is ILDNAYEGIVIVDKDGYIIRFNHAYQEFLGVSEKEVLGKHVTDVIENTRMHIVAQKGEKEVGHIQELKGHKIVASRIPLYEDGNLIGAIGKILFQDIAELKSLAQRFEVLENRLNYYKNEVERLQQAKYSFSNIITQNSKMEYLIKLAKKAADSNSTVLIEGESGTGKELFAHAIHKSSDRKYGAFVRVNCAAIPENLLESELFGYEAGAFTGANKKGKPGKFELANGGTIFLDEIGSMPLEMQAKLLRVIQERELERVGGTGTINLDLRIIVATNENLEKMVKNNKFREDLYYRINVIRLNLPPLRERSGDIELLVKSLIKKLAKELDIKEKEISDKALKKLKAYDWPGNVRELQNFIERALNLAPGKIIYPEHLPEIINQGNKEDKKSENDNLTLNEIVARTEKRAIIEAIKKVDGNRTKAAQDLGIHRTSLYHKIDKYNIKLKDV